From a region of the Arachis ipaensis cultivar K30076 chromosome B09, Araip1.1, whole genome shotgun sequence genome:
- the LOC107618022 gene encoding uncharacterized protein LOC107618022 isoform X1, translating to MMRVAVVGGGISGLVSAYVLAKEGVNVTLYEKEDYLGGHAKTVNVEGLDLDLDFMVFNRVSYPNMMELFENLGVDMKLSDMSFAISLDGGRGCEWGSRNGLSGLFAQKKNVINPHFWQMLREIIKFQDDVTSYLDMLDNNLDMERNETLEQFIKTKGYSELFVKAYLLFGRPQWLTVKHRSHTYIKKVKEELVIRGGQAITNCEVELVSATENGCLVHCKDGSKKMYDCCIIATHAPGALRLLGEEATYDERRILGAFQYAYSDAFLHHDKNLMPRNPSAWSAWNFLGCNNNNRVCVTFWLNILQNLGETRLPFLVTLNPNDTPKNTLLKWSTKHPVPSVAAFKASHELQKIEGKRGIWFCGAYQGCGFHEDGLKSGMIAANAVLGRCCSLQTNPKHMVPSWKELSARFFLMRFLSSYVNTGCLTLLEEGGTMFTFKGTDMKCSLKCVMRIHSPQFYWKVMTHADLGLADAYINGDFSLVDEDEGLLNLFLIFIANRESNDSSSKLKKNRGWWTPVFLTAGLASANFFVKHYFRKNTIAQSRRNISMHYDLSNELFALFLDETMTYTTAVFKNEDEDLKDAQMRKMSLLIEKARIDQTHEILEIGCGWGNLAIEVVKQTGCKCTGITLSIEQQKLAEKRVRDAGLQDHIKILLCDYRQLSKTFKYDRIISVGMIEAVGHEYMEEFFGCCESLLVDDGLLVLEFISIPDQRYNECRRSSDFLKEYIFHGGCLPSLNRITSAMAATSRLCVEHTENVGPHYYQTFKRWRTSFLKNQSKILALGFDEKFIKTWKYYFDFLGAGFKSRTIGNYQIVFSRPGNITTLQDPYKSWPSA from the exons atgatgaGAGTGGCAGTGGTGGGTGGTGGAATAAGTGGATTGGTTTCAGCATATGTGTTGGCCAAAGAAGGAGTGAATGTGACTCTTTATGAAAAAGAAGATTATTTGGGAGGTCATGCAAAAACTGTGAATGTTGAGGGTCTTGATTTGGATCTTGATTTTATGGTCTTCAACCGG GTATCTTATCCTAACATGATGGAGTTGTTTGAGAATCTTGGAGTTGACATGAAATTATCAGACATGTCATTTGCCATTAGTCTTGATGGCGGTCGCGGCTGTGAATGGGGCAGCAGAAACGGTTTGTCTGGTTTGTTTGCACAGAAGAAGAATGTGATCAACCCTCACTTCTGGCAAATGCTTAGGGAAATTATCAAGTTCCAAGATGATGTTACAAG CTATCTTGATATGCTTGATAACAATCTGGATATGGAGCGCAATGAGACCTTGGAGCAATTCATAAAGACAAAGGGTTATTCTGAATTATTTGTAAAAGCATATCTT CTCTTTGGAAGACCGCAATGGCTAACTGTTAAACATCGTTCACACACTTATATTAAGAAG GTCAAAGAAGAGCTTGTTATAAGAGGTGGTCAAGCAATTACAAATTGTGAGGTGGAATTGGTTTCAGCAACAGAAAATG GATGTCTTGTGCACTGCAAAGATGGTTCCAAAAAAATGTATGATTGCTGCATAATCGCGACACATGCACCTGGCGCTTTGAGATTATTAGGAGAGGAAGCGACATACGATGAGAGAAGAATTCTAGGTGCTTTTCAATATGCATATAG TGATGCTTTTCTTCACCATGACAAAAATTTAATGCCCCGAAATCCATCAGCATGGAGTGCATGGAATTTTCTTGGATGTAACAATAATAACAGAGTTTGTGTGACATTCTGGCTCAACATTCTTCAG AATCTTGGTGAAACAAGATTACCCTTTCTTGTAACTCTAAATCCAAATGATACACCAAAAAACACCCTTCTTAAGTGGTCAACTAAACATCCAGTTCCATCAGTTGCTGCATTCAAAGCTTCACATGAGCTtcaaaaaattgaaggaaaaagaGGAATTTGGTTTTGCGGCGCTTACCAAG GTTGTGGATTTCATGAAGATGGATTAAAG TCTGGCATGATTGCTGCAAATGCAGTTCTTGGAAGATGTTGTTCCCTCCAAACAAATCCCAAACACATGGTACCTTCCTGGAAAGAACTTAGTGCACGCTTTTTTTTGATGAGATTCCTAAGTTCCTATGTCAATACCGGTTGTTTAAC TTTATTGGAGGAGGGAGGAACAATGTTTACCTTCAAAGGAACCGATATGAAGTGCTCTCTAAAGTGTGTTATGAGAATCCACAGTCCCCAATTTTATTGGAAG GTTATGACACACGCGGATTTAGGCCTTGCAGATGCATATATTAATGGAGACTTCTCCCTTGTTGATGAAGATGAAGGTCTTCTGAATCTTTTTCTG ATTTTCATAGCAAACAGAGAATCAAATGATTCAagctcaaaattaaagaaaaatag GGGTTGGTGGACACCAGTTTTCCTTACAGCTGGTTTAGCATCTGCGAATTTCTTTGTTAAGCATTACTTTAGAAAAAATACTATCGCACAATCTCGTCGCAACATCTCTATGCACTATGACCTG AGCAATGAATTATTTGCACTGTTCCTGGATGAAACAATGACATATACAACTGCAGTGTTCAAG AACGAAGATGAAGATTTGAAAGACGCACAGATGAGAAAAATGTCTCTTCTCATTGAAAAA GCTAGAATAGACCAGACACATGAAATTCTTGAGATCGGATGTGGATGGGGAAATTTAGCCATTGAAGTCGTCAAACAAACCGGCTGCAAATGCACTGGCATCACTTTGTCTATAGAGCAACAAAAACTTGCGGAAAAAAGAGTTAGAGATGCTGGACTTCAG GATCATATCAAAATTCTTCTGTGTGACTATCGCCAACTATCGAAGACATTCAAATATGATAGGATTATATCTGT TGGAATGATAGAAGCAGTTGGTCATGAATACATGGAAGAGTTTTTCGGTTGTTGCGAATCACTATTGGTAGATGATGGACTCCTAGTTCTCGAG TTCATATCGATCCCGGATCAGCGTTACAATGAGTGTAGGCGCAGTTCTGATTTCTTGAAGGAATATATTTTCCATGGGGGATGTCTTCCCTCCCTAAATAGGATAACATCTGCCATGGCAGCTACATCAAGATTATG TGTAGAGCATACTGAGAATGTGGGACCTCATTACTACCAAACATTTAAGAGGTGGAGAACTAGCTTCCTTAAAAATCAGAG TAAAATTTTGGCTCTTGGATTCGATGAAAAGTTCATCAAGACTTGGAAATATTATTTTGATTTCTTAGGTGCAGGTTTTAAGTCACGAACAATTGGAAATTATCAG ATTGTTTTCTCAAGGCCTGGCAATATCACTACACTACAGGATCCATACAAAAGTTGGCCCTCGGCATAA
- the LOC107618022 gene encoding uncharacterized protein LOC107618022 isoform X3, with the protein MLRVLIWILILWSSTGYLDMLDNNLDMERNETLEQFIKTKGYSELFVKAYLLFGRPQWLTVKHRSHTYIKKVKEELVIRGGQAITNCEVELVSATENGCLVHCKDGSKKMYDCCIIATHAPGALRLLGEEATYDERRILGAFQYAYSDAFLHHDKNLMPRNPSAWSAWNFLGCNNNNRVCVTFWLNILQNLGETRLPFLVTLNPNDTPKNTLLKWSTKHPVPSVAAFKASHELQKIEGKRGIWFCGAYQGCGFHEDGLKSGMIAANAVLGRCCSLQTNPKHMVPSWKELSARFFLMRFLSSYVNTGCLTLLEEGGTMFTFKGTDMKCSLKCVMRIHSPQFYWKVMTHADLGLADAYINGDFSLVDEDEGLLNLFLIFIANRESNDSSSKLKKNRGWWTPVFLTAGLASANFFVKHYFRKNTIAQSRRNISMHYDLSNELFALFLDETMTYTTAVFKNEDEDLKDAQMRKMSLLIEKARIDQTHEILEIGCGWGNLAIEVVKQTGCKCTGITLSIEQQKLAEKRVRDAGLQDHIKILLCDYRQLSKTFKYDRIISVGMIEAVGHEYMEEFFGCCESLLVDDGLLVLEFISIPDQRYNECRRSSDFLKEYIFHGGCLPSLNRITSAMAATSRLCVEHTENVGPHYYQTFKRWRTSFLKNQSKILALGFDEKFIKTWKYYFDFLGAGFKSRTIGNYQIVFSRPGNITTLQDPYKSWPSA; encoded by the exons ATGTTGAGGGTCTTGATTTGGATCTTGATTTTATGGTCTTCAACCGG CTATCTTGATATGCTTGATAACAATCTGGATATGGAGCGCAATGAGACCTTGGAGCAATTCATAAAGACAAAGGGTTATTCTGAATTATTTGTAAAAGCATATCTT CTCTTTGGAAGACCGCAATGGCTAACTGTTAAACATCGTTCACACACTTATATTAAGAAG GTCAAAGAAGAGCTTGTTATAAGAGGTGGTCAAGCAATTACAAATTGTGAGGTGGAATTGGTTTCAGCAACAGAAAATG GATGTCTTGTGCACTGCAAAGATGGTTCCAAAAAAATGTATGATTGCTGCATAATCGCGACACATGCACCTGGCGCTTTGAGATTATTAGGAGAGGAAGCGACATACGATGAGAGAAGAATTCTAGGTGCTTTTCAATATGCATATAG TGATGCTTTTCTTCACCATGACAAAAATTTAATGCCCCGAAATCCATCAGCATGGAGTGCATGGAATTTTCTTGGATGTAACAATAATAACAGAGTTTGTGTGACATTCTGGCTCAACATTCTTCAG AATCTTGGTGAAACAAGATTACCCTTTCTTGTAACTCTAAATCCAAATGATACACCAAAAAACACCCTTCTTAAGTGGTCAACTAAACATCCAGTTCCATCAGTTGCTGCATTCAAAGCTTCACATGAGCTtcaaaaaattgaaggaaaaagaGGAATTTGGTTTTGCGGCGCTTACCAAG GTTGTGGATTTCATGAAGATGGATTAAAG TCTGGCATGATTGCTGCAAATGCAGTTCTTGGAAGATGTTGTTCCCTCCAAACAAATCCCAAACACATGGTACCTTCCTGGAAAGAACTTAGTGCACGCTTTTTTTTGATGAGATTCCTAAGTTCCTATGTCAATACCGGTTGTTTAAC TTTATTGGAGGAGGGAGGAACAATGTTTACCTTCAAAGGAACCGATATGAAGTGCTCTCTAAAGTGTGTTATGAGAATCCACAGTCCCCAATTTTATTGGAAG GTTATGACACACGCGGATTTAGGCCTTGCAGATGCATATATTAATGGAGACTTCTCCCTTGTTGATGAAGATGAAGGTCTTCTGAATCTTTTTCTG ATTTTCATAGCAAACAGAGAATCAAATGATTCAagctcaaaattaaagaaaaatag GGGTTGGTGGACACCAGTTTTCCTTACAGCTGGTTTAGCATCTGCGAATTTCTTTGTTAAGCATTACTTTAGAAAAAATACTATCGCACAATCTCGTCGCAACATCTCTATGCACTATGACCTG AGCAATGAATTATTTGCACTGTTCCTGGATGAAACAATGACATATACAACTGCAGTGTTCAAG AACGAAGATGAAGATTTGAAAGACGCACAGATGAGAAAAATGTCTCTTCTCATTGAAAAA GCTAGAATAGACCAGACACATGAAATTCTTGAGATCGGATGTGGATGGGGAAATTTAGCCATTGAAGTCGTCAAACAAACCGGCTGCAAATGCACTGGCATCACTTTGTCTATAGAGCAACAAAAACTTGCGGAAAAAAGAGTTAGAGATGCTGGACTTCAG GATCATATCAAAATTCTTCTGTGTGACTATCGCCAACTATCGAAGACATTCAAATATGATAGGATTATATCTGT TGGAATGATAGAAGCAGTTGGTCATGAATACATGGAAGAGTTTTTCGGTTGTTGCGAATCACTATTGGTAGATGATGGACTCCTAGTTCTCGAG TTCATATCGATCCCGGATCAGCGTTACAATGAGTGTAGGCGCAGTTCTGATTTCTTGAAGGAATATATTTTCCATGGGGGATGTCTTCCCTCCCTAAATAGGATAACATCTGCCATGGCAGCTACATCAAGATTATG TGTAGAGCATACTGAGAATGTGGGACCTCATTACTACCAAACATTTAAGAGGTGGAGAACTAGCTTCCTTAAAAATCAGAG TAAAATTTTGGCTCTTGGATTCGATGAAAAGTTCATCAAGACTTGGAAATATTATTTTGATTTCTTAGGTGCAGGTTTTAAGTCACGAACAATTGGAAATTATCAG ATTGTTTTCTCAAGGCCTGGCAATATCACTACACTACAGGATCCATACAAAAGTTGGCCCTCGGCATAA
- the LOC107618022 gene encoding uncharacterized protein LOC107618022 isoform X2 produces the protein MSFAISLDGGRGCEWGSRNGLSGLFAQKKNVINPHFWQMLREIIKFQDDVTSYLDMLDNNLDMERNETLEQFIKTKGYSELFVKAYLLFGRPQWLTVKHRSHTYIKKVKEELVIRGGQAITNCEVELVSATENGCLVHCKDGSKKMYDCCIIATHAPGALRLLGEEATYDERRILGAFQYAYSDAFLHHDKNLMPRNPSAWSAWNFLGCNNNNRVCVTFWLNILQNLGETRLPFLVTLNPNDTPKNTLLKWSTKHPVPSVAAFKASHELQKIEGKRGIWFCGAYQGCGFHEDGLKSGMIAANAVLGRCCSLQTNPKHMVPSWKELSARFFLMRFLSSYVNTGCLTLLEEGGTMFTFKGTDMKCSLKCVMRIHSPQFYWKVMTHADLGLADAYINGDFSLVDEDEGLLNLFLIFIANRESNDSSSKLKKNRGWWTPVFLTAGLASANFFVKHYFRKNTIAQSRRNISMHYDLSNELFALFLDETMTYTTAVFKNEDEDLKDAQMRKMSLLIEKARIDQTHEILEIGCGWGNLAIEVVKQTGCKCTGITLSIEQQKLAEKRVRDAGLQDHIKILLCDYRQLSKTFKYDRIISVGMIEAVGHEYMEEFFGCCESLLVDDGLLVLEFISIPDQRYNECRRSSDFLKEYIFHGGCLPSLNRITSAMAATSRLCVEHTENVGPHYYQTFKRWRTSFLKNQSKILALGFDEKFIKTWKYYFDFLGAGFKSRTIGNYQIVFSRPGNITTLQDPYKSWPSA, from the exons ATGTCATTTGCCATTAGTCTTGATGGCGGTCGCGGCTGTGAATGGGGCAGCAGAAACGGTTTGTCTGGTTTGTTTGCACAGAAGAAGAATGTGATCAACCCTCACTTCTGGCAAATGCTTAGGGAAATTATCAAGTTCCAAGATGATGTTACAAG CTATCTTGATATGCTTGATAACAATCTGGATATGGAGCGCAATGAGACCTTGGAGCAATTCATAAAGACAAAGGGTTATTCTGAATTATTTGTAAAAGCATATCTT CTCTTTGGAAGACCGCAATGGCTAACTGTTAAACATCGTTCACACACTTATATTAAGAAG GTCAAAGAAGAGCTTGTTATAAGAGGTGGTCAAGCAATTACAAATTGTGAGGTGGAATTGGTTTCAGCAACAGAAAATG GATGTCTTGTGCACTGCAAAGATGGTTCCAAAAAAATGTATGATTGCTGCATAATCGCGACACATGCACCTGGCGCTTTGAGATTATTAGGAGAGGAAGCGACATACGATGAGAGAAGAATTCTAGGTGCTTTTCAATATGCATATAG TGATGCTTTTCTTCACCATGACAAAAATTTAATGCCCCGAAATCCATCAGCATGGAGTGCATGGAATTTTCTTGGATGTAACAATAATAACAGAGTTTGTGTGACATTCTGGCTCAACATTCTTCAG AATCTTGGTGAAACAAGATTACCCTTTCTTGTAACTCTAAATCCAAATGATACACCAAAAAACACCCTTCTTAAGTGGTCAACTAAACATCCAGTTCCATCAGTTGCTGCATTCAAAGCTTCACATGAGCTtcaaaaaattgaaggaaaaagaGGAATTTGGTTTTGCGGCGCTTACCAAG GTTGTGGATTTCATGAAGATGGATTAAAG TCTGGCATGATTGCTGCAAATGCAGTTCTTGGAAGATGTTGTTCCCTCCAAACAAATCCCAAACACATGGTACCTTCCTGGAAAGAACTTAGTGCACGCTTTTTTTTGATGAGATTCCTAAGTTCCTATGTCAATACCGGTTGTTTAAC TTTATTGGAGGAGGGAGGAACAATGTTTACCTTCAAAGGAACCGATATGAAGTGCTCTCTAAAGTGTGTTATGAGAATCCACAGTCCCCAATTTTATTGGAAG GTTATGACACACGCGGATTTAGGCCTTGCAGATGCATATATTAATGGAGACTTCTCCCTTGTTGATGAAGATGAAGGTCTTCTGAATCTTTTTCTG ATTTTCATAGCAAACAGAGAATCAAATGATTCAagctcaaaattaaagaaaaatag GGGTTGGTGGACACCAGTTTTCCTTACAGCTGGTTTAGCATCTGCGAATTTCTTTGTTAAGCATTACTTTAGAAAAAATACTATCGCACAATCTCGTCGCAACATCTCTATGCACTATGACCTG AGCAATGAATTATTTGCACTGTTCCTGGATGAAACAATGACATATACAACTGCAGTGTTCAAG AACGAAGATGAAGATTTGAAAGACGCACAGATGAGAAAAATGTCTCTTCTCATTGAAAAA GCTAGAATAGACCAGACACATGAAATTCTTGAGATCGGATGTGGATGGGGAAATTTAGCCATTGAAGTCGTCAAACAAACCGGCTGCAAATGCACTGGCATCACTTTGTCTATAGAGCAACAAAAACTTGCGGAAAAAAGAGTTAGAGATGCTGGACTTCAG GATCATATCAAAATTCTTCTGTGTGACTATCGCCAACTATCGAAGACATTCAAATATGATAGGATTATATCTGT TGGAATGATAGAAGCAGTTGGTCATGAATACATGGAAGAGTTTTTCGGTTGTTGCGAATCACTATTGGTAGATGATGGACTCCTAGTTCTCGAG TTCATATCGATCCCGGATCAGCGTTACAATGAGTGTAGGCGCAGTTCTGATTTCTTGAAGGAATATATTTTCCATGGGGGATGTCTTCCCTCCCTAAATAGGATAACATCTGCCATGGCAGCTACATCAAGATTATG TGTAGAGCATACTGAGAATGTGGGACCTCATTACTACCAAACATTTAAGAGGTGGAGAACTAGCTTCCTTAAAAATCAGAG TAAAATTTTGGCTCTTGGATTCGATGAAAAGTTCATCAAGACTTGGAAATATTATTTTGATTTCTTAGGTGCAGGTTTTAAGTCACGAACAATTGGAAATTATCAG ATTGTTTTCTCAAGGCCTGGCAATATCACTACACTACAGGATCCATACAAAAGTTGGCCCTCGGCATAA
- the LOC107618022 gene encoding uncharacterized protein LOC107618022 isoform X4 → MIAANAVLGRCCSLQTNPKHMVPSWKELSARFFLMRFLSSYVNTGCLTLLEEGGTMFTFKGTDMKCSLKCVMRIHSPQFYWKVMTHADLGLADAYINGDFSLVDEDEGLLNLFLIFIANRESNDSSSKLKKNRGWWTPVFLTAGLASANFFVKHYFRKNTIAQSRRNISMHYDLSNELFALFLDETMTYTTAVFKNEDEDLKDAQMRKMSLLIEKARIDQTHEILEIGCGWGNLAIEVVKQTGCKCTGITLSIEQQKLAEKRVRDAGLQDHIKILLCDYRQLSKTFKYDRIISVGMIEAVGHEYMEEFFGCCESLLVDDGLLVLEFISIPDQRYNECRRSSDFLKEYIFHGGCLPSLNRITSAMAATSRLCVEHTENVGPHYYQTFKRWRTSFLKNQSKILALGFDEKFIKTWKYYFDFLGAGFKSRTIGNYQIVFSRPGNITTLQDPYKSWPSA, encoded by the exons ATGATTGCTGCAAATGCAGTTCTTGGAAGATGTTGTTCCCTCCAAACAAATCCCAAACACATGGTACCTTCCTGGAAAGAACTTAGTGCACGCTTTTTTTTGATGAGATTCCTAAGTTCCTATGTCAATACCGGTTGTTTAAC TTTATTGGAGGAGGGAGGAACAATGTTTACCTTCAAAGGAACCGATATGAAGTGCTCTCTAAAGTGTGTTATGAGAATCCACAGTCCCCAATTTTATTGGAAG GTTATGACACACGCGGATTTAGGCCTTGCAGATGCATATATTAATGGAGACTTCTCCCTTGTTGATGAAGATGAAGGTCTTCTGAATCTTTTTCTG ATTTTCATAGCAAACAGAGAATCAAATGATTCAagctcaaaattaaagaaaaatag GGGTTGGTGGACACCAGTTTTCCTTACAGCTGGTTTAGCATCTGCGAATTTCTTTGTTAAGCATTACTTTAGAAAAAATACTATCGCACAATCTCGTCGCAACATCTCTATGCACTATGACCTG AGCAATGAATTATTTGCACTGTTCCTGGATGAAACAATGACATATACAACTGCAGTGTTCAAG AACGAAGATGAAGATTTGAAAGACGCACAGATGAGAAAAATGTCTCTTCTCATTGAAAAA GCTAGAATAGACCAGACACATGAAATTCTTGAGATCGGATGTGGATGGGGAAATTTAGCCATTGAAGTCGTCAAACAAACCGGCTGCAAATGCACTGGCATCACTTTGTCTATAGAGCAACAAAAACTTGCGGAAAAAAGAGTTAGAGATGCTGGACTTCAG GATCATATCAAAATTCTTCTGTGTGACTATCGCCAACTATCGAAGACATTCAAATATGATAGGATTATATCTGT TGGAATGATAGAAGCAGTTGGTCATGAATACATGGAAGAGTTTTTCGGTTGTTGCGAATCACTATTGGTAGATGATGGACTCCTAGTTCTCGAG TTCATATCGATCCCGGATCAGCGTTACAATGAGTGTAGGCGCAGTTCTGATTTCTTGAAGGAATATATTTTCCATGGGGGATGTCTTCCCTCCCTAAATAGGATAACATCTGCCATGGCAGCTACATCAAGATTATG TGTAGAGCATACTGAGAATGTGGGACCTCATTACTACCAAACATTTAAGAGGTGGAGAACTAGCTTCCTTAAAAATCAGAG TAAAATTTTGGCTCTTGGATTCGATGAAAAGTTCATCAAGACTTGGAAATATTATTTTGATTTCTTAGGTGCAGGTTTTAAGTCACGAACAATTGGAAATTATCAG ATTGTTTTCTCAAGGCCTGGCAATATCACTACACTACAGGATCCATACAAAAGTTGGCCCTCGGCATAA